The genomic stretch GGGAAGTACGCTATCCGATTGACCACAAGCACGGACATTATGCATTTTCAGAACTAAAAAAAGTGGTAGAAGCATGGAATAAGTCTCCGCTGTCACATCCACTTTCTGCAAAAGGGCATACAATGTCGGATTTATTTTTCTTTGATACAGAAACGACCGGGCTGAGTACGGGAACAGGCACAACCATCTTTTTACTGGGCTATGCACAGGTGTTAGAAAATGAAGTGGTATTTAGGCAGCATGTGTTAACGGAGCCAAGCGGTGAAGTTGCGTTTTACGAAAGTTTTTTAAGAGCCGTGGATTATACAACTCTTGTCACCTACAACGGGAAGTCTTTTGATTGGCCTCATGTAAAAACAAGGCACACCTTGTTGAGAGACCATTTACCGAACCTTCCTAAGTTTGGGCATTTTGATTTACTACACGCTTCAAGAAGGCTATGGAAACATAAAATGGATTCCGTTAAGCTTGCAAATGTTGAAAAAGAAGTACTAGGCGTTGACCGCGTTAACGATGTTCCAGGTTTTTTAGCACCAATGATCTATTTTGATTTCATAGAAAGCAAAAATCCTCAAGGGTTATTTGAAGTAATGGATCATAATGAGTCAGATATTCTTTCTTTAATTACGCTCTATATTCACCTTTCAAAGCAGCTTCTTTCTGAACATCAAGCTACTTTGAAAGAAAAGTTCGAAGTCGCTCGTTGGTACGAGCAGCTCGGTGAGAAGAAAGAAGCTCTCTCTTTGTATGAAGACGTAGCTAGTGCAA from Bacillus sp. 1780r2a1 encodes the following:
- a CDS encoding ribonuclease H-like domain-containing protein; the encoded protein is MSLKNKLNRMKKHLHVEEKVPVLKSEPRDHQQIAYEQQWNERFAKPYFSENNYCMIREVRYPIDHKHGHYAFSELKKVVEAWNKSPLSHPLSAKGHTMSDLFFFDTETTGLSTGTGTTIFLLGYAQVLENEVVFRQHVLTEPSGEVAFYESFLRAVDYTTLVTYNGKSFDWPHVKTRHTLLRDHLPNLPKFGHFDLLHASRRLWKHKMDSVKLANVEKEVLGVDRVNDVPGFLAPMIYFDFIESKNPQGLFEVMDHNESDILSLITLYIHLSKQLLSEHQATLKEKFEVARWYEQLGEKKEALSLYEDVASAKSDEEYQAIRAIAFEHKRNKQFEKAEELFLYVVSNAPVLLQIEAAVELAKLYEHKFKNYERGVFYAEKALKLTEEKAFIENDKIQALYKRVNRVKDKYTKYISNL